Proteins encoded by one window of uncultured Draconibacterium sp.:
- a CDS encoding glycoside hydrolase family 97 catalytic domain-containing protein, producing the protein MRTNKILSTALFLLFAAAAFAQQISVVSPNQKLKVELSQSENSAFSAWFLKVDYRADEDFTTVIPKIDLGLLRNDQDFSKALSLKKVEPIQLITEEYTALHGKRLQRKNTANEITFCFENENKSKLNVVVRAWNDGVTFRYEFPEKEGAFVIQDELTAYAIPNKTKRWLEEFDLSNERLYANSDSASVQQNWSYPALFETSETACWYLIHEADVDRTYCATKLSNYSVAEQYKVTLPHPGEGEGEALPQITLPWKSPWRVIVIGSLADVVESTLVDDVSKPSVLENTDWVKPGVASWNYWSHNHGTKDYKTVCEFADLAAEMNWPYTLLDWEWDQMENGGNLEDALEYIHSLGVKPLMWYNSGMFKWITSTPVDRMKTHENRMEEFAKLKELGVYGVKIDFFLSEKQYMIDYYLDILEDAAQFNIMVYFHGCLVPRGWQRTYPHLMTYEGVRGAEWYNNGPELTAAAPEHNNVLPYTRNVVGSMDYTPVTFTNSQYPHITSYAHELALSVVFESGIQHFADRPEGFQNLPDAARTFLKEVPVVWDETKLLDGYPSKFTVIARKKAENWYVGCINSDGRRERHQSLDFYFLPDGKKFRLTLIADGEHDTVFSTQYMVVDNTSSINVKMLRRGGFAAVLKPIND; encoded by the coding sequence ATGCGAACCAATAAAATTTTATCAACCGCGCTATTCTTGTTGTTTGCTGCTGCGGCTTTTGCCCAACAAATAAGTGTTGTATCGCCTAATCAAAAACTAAAAGTTGAGCTTTCGCAATCAGAAAACAGCGCGTTTTCAGCATGGTTTTTAAAAGTAGATTACCGGGCTGATGAAGATTTTACCACAGTGATCCCAAAAATCGATTTGGGTTTACTCCGCAACGATCAGGATTTTTCAAAGGCATTGAGCCTAAAAAAGGTGGAACCAATCCAATTAATTACCGAAGAATATACCGCCTTACACGGAAAACGTTTGCAGCGAAAAAATACGGCCAACGAAATTACCTTCTGTTTCGAGAATGAAAATAAATCGAAGCTGAACGTAGTTGTTCGGGCATGGAACGATGGAGTTACTTTCCGCTACGAATTTCCTGAAAAAGAAGGTGCTTTTGTCATTCAGGACGAGTTAACCGCCTATGCCATTCCCAATAAAACAAAGCGCTGGCTCGAAGAATTTGACCTTTCAAATGAACGGCTTTATGCCAACAGCGACAGTGCTTCGGTTCAGCAAAACTGGTCGTATCCGGCACTTTTTGAGACTTCAGAAACGGCTTGTTGGTACCTCATTCATGAAGCCGATGTGGATAGAACGTACTGTGCAACAAAACTGAGCAACTACAGTGTTGCCGAACAATATAAAGTTACGCTTCCGCATCCCGGAGAAGGCGAGGGCGAAGCTTTACCGCAAATTACATTGCCCTGGAAATCGCCCTGGCGCGTAATTGTTATCGGCAGTTTGGCCGATGTGGTTGAATCAACTTTGGTTGATGATGTGTCGAAACCTTCAGTTCTTGAAAACACCGACTGGGTTAAACCCGGTGTGGCTTCGTGGAATTACTGGTCGCACAACCACGGAACAAAAGATTATAAAACCGTTTGCGAATTTGCCGATTTGGCTGCCGAAATGAACTGGCCTTATACCTTGCTCGATTGGGAATGGGATCAGATGGAAAACGGCGGTAACCTGGAGGATGCGCTCGAATATATTCATTCGCTGGGCGTAAAACCGCTGATGTGGTATAATTCGGGCATGTTTAAGTGGATTACCTCAACCCCGGTTGACCGGATGAAAACCCATGAAAACCGGATGGAAGAATTTGCCAAACTAAAGGAATTGGGCGTTTACGGTGTAAAAATAGATTTCTTTTTAAGCGAGAAACAATACATGATCGACTACTACCTCGATATTTTAGAGGATGCTGCGCAGTTTAATATCATGGTTTATTTTCACGGTTGTTTGGTGCCACGGGGCTGGCAGCGCACTTATCCGCACCTGATGACTTACGAGGGAGTTCGTGGCGCCGAATGGTACAACAACGGCCCGGAACTTACGGCTGCTGCTCCCGAGCACAACAACGTATTGCCGTACACCCGAAATGTAGTCGGCTCGATGGATTATACCCCGGTAACATTTACCAATTCGCAATATCCGCATATCACTTCTTATGCACACGAACTGGCATTAAGTGTTGTTTTTGAATCGGGCATCCAGCATTTTGCCGATCGCCCCGAAGGTTTTCAAAATTTACCCGATGCTGCACGTACCTTCTTAAAAGAAGTGCCGGTGGTTTGGGACGAAACAAAATTGCTTGATGGATATCCCAGTAAATTTACCGTAATCGCGCGCAAAAAAGCCGAAAACTGGTACGTTGGCTGCATTAATTCAGATGGAAGAAGAGAAAGGCATCAATCGCTTGATTTTTATTTTTTGCCCGACGGAAAAAAATTCAGGTTAACCCTAATTGCTGACGGAGAACACGATACCGTTTTTTCTACGCAATACATGGTGGTTGATAACACCAGTTCTATAAATGTGAAAATGCTTCGCAGAGGCGGTTTTGCCGCTGTGCTTAAACCTATTAACGACTGA
- a CDS encoding RagB/SusD family nutrient uptake outer membrane protein, which produces MKNILRILFIAAFVGSVLFGTTSCDNEEFLTVDHYTILASDQMFKSEEDAAKGLVGCYDMFFPGTNADDWNYKPQLFVGCHPTLETQATGWDKQYGNQQWTADDPSLNAGWMYAYRAIGRCNVFLAGLEASEEAANWATAESMAGQAKAIRAYFYMWLAQTWGRVPMLAAGETFSNTPDKAAAETDDEMWDFIIQDLKDASSALEWAPQNNELGRCTKGMALSYLGEAYMWKAYKARINGEGDAKSKENIQLAAAALKEVIDDGPYELAPSYSTLWDVGLAWPKEAVFQVVMDMGVGNYSNWDSNAHNFVNFFAGSTNGGGGWGSQYLSWELYFAFEKGDKRRDASMATNPVPELPEDQRSEYCYGYNPFLQQTIGSTPDKNSFKMNNGGDYAPGIWTIKLWRNQRCQWSSPHSPVHFYYKRYSGVMLDYAECLFRLNGGNDATAWDLVNQVRNRAFGNLEVGKAEALTNTFLPYFQQLENINGSYSDYVAPTEYPIPFSTETVEVPDAKTYYTEDAAGNEYHEAFTGLEVWEVALGQERRKEFNSEWNLKYDLQRSEFLIPHINANYPKGVGVPNTDVNALTNWHTYREWDFNEKKLVMPIPTDELLRNKLITQNDGY; this is translated from the coding sequence ATGAAAAACATATTAAGAATATTATTTATAGCCGCTTTTGTTGGATCTGTCCTATTCGGAACAACTTCTTGCGACAATGAAGAGTTTTTGACAGTAGATCATTACACGATCCTTGCGTCTGACCAAATGTTTAAGAGCGAAGAAGACGCAGCTAAAGGTTTGGTGGGATGTTACGACATGTTCTTCCCGGGAACCAATGCAGACGACTGGAACTATAAACCTCAGTTATTTGTAGGTTGCCATCCTACGCTGGAAACACAAGCTACTGGTTGGGATAAACAGTATGGTAATCAACAGTGGACTGCTGATGATCCAAGTTTAAATGCAGGGTGGATGTATGCCTACCGTGCCATTGGCCGTTGTAACGTATTTTTGGCAGGTTTGGAAGCCTCAGAAGAGGCTGCAAACTGGGCAACAGCCGAATCGATGGCTGGTCAGGCTAAAGCAATTCGTGCCTACTTTTACATGTGGTTGGCGCAAACCTGGGGAAGAGTACCAATGCTGGCGGCTGGAGAAACTTTCTCGAATACGCCAGACAAAGCTGCTGCTGAAACTGATGATGAAATGTGGGATTTTATTATCCAGGACTTGAAAGATGCTTCTTCAGCTCTTGAGTGGGCTCCACAAAATAACGAGTTGGGCCGTTGTACAAAGGGTATGGCACTTTCTTACTTAGGCGAAGCTTATATGTGGAAAGCATATAAAGCCCGTATCAATGGTGAAGGCGATGCCAAAAGCAAAGAAAATATCCAACTGGCTGCTGCGGCTTTAAAAGAAGTTATCGACGATGGCCCTTACGAGTTGGCACCATCATATTCTACTTTGTGGGACGTAGGTCTTGCATGGCCTAAAGAGGCAGTTTTTCAGGTTGTTATGGATATGGGCGTAGGAAACTACTCGAATTGGGACTCTAACGCACACAACTTTGTGAACTTCTTTGCCGGTTCTACCAATGGTGGTGGTGGCTGGGGCTCACAATACCTGTCGTGGGAATTGTATTTCGCTTTTGAAAAAGGTGACAAACGTCGCGATGCATCAATGGCTACCAACCCTGTTCCGGAACTTCCTGAAGATCAACGATCGGAATATTGCTATGGTTACAACCCGTTCTTACAGCAAACAATTGGAAGTACTCCTGATAAAAACAGTTTTAAAATGAATAATGGTGGCGACTATGCACCAGGTATCTGGACAATTAAACTTTGGAGAAACCAACGTTGTCAGTGGTCATCGCCTCACTCACCAGTTCACTTCTATTACAAACGTTATTCAGGAGTAATGCTTGACTATGCTGAATGTCTGTTCCGTCTGAATGGTGGAAATGATGCTACTGCATGGGATTTAGTTAATCAGGTACGTAATCGTGCATTTGGAAACCTGGAAGTAGGTAAAGCAGAGGCTTTAACCAACACATTCCTGCCTTATTTCCAACAACTGGAGAATATCAACGGTTCGTATTCTGATTATGTTGCTCCAACAGAATATCCTATTCCATTTAGCACTGAAACCGTAGAGGTACCAGATGCTAAAACTTATTACACCGAAGATGCCGCTGGTAACGAATACCACGAGGCCTTTACTGGTTTAGAAGTTTGGGAAGTGGCTCTTGGACAAGAGCGTCGTAAAGAGTTTAACTCAGAATGGAACCTGAAGTATGACCTGCAACGATCTGAGTTCCTGATTCCTCATATTAATGCCAACTATCCAAAAGGTGTAGGTGTTCCTAATACCGACGTAAACGCCTTGACTAACTGGCATACTTATCGTGAATGGGATTTCAACGAAAAGAAACTCGTTATGCCTATTCCTACAGATGAATTGCTTAGAAATAAACTGATAACCCAAAACGACGGTTATTAG
- a CDS encoding alpha/beta hydrolase-fold protein — MKKITSLLLPIFVIILSFGVHAQVEQAPAGFDVLQKSIPHGKIDTVVYTSKTVGTERTTLVYTPPGFSAEKNYPVLYLLHGIGGDEFEWLNGGHPEIILDNLYAEGKVEPMIAVLPNGRAMKDDSATGNVYGADKVEAFANFENDLLNDLIPFIENKYPVIADREHRAIGGLSMGGGQSLNFGLGNLDVFAWVGGFSSAPNTKQPAELVPNPDEAKKQLSLLFISCGDKDGLFSFSKRTHDYMSENDIPHYYYVIPDGQHDFNVWKDSLYNYAQLLFK; from the coding sequence ATGAAAAAAATTACTTCCTTATTACTTCCAATTTTTGTAATCATTCTCAGTTTTGGAGTACATGCTCAGGTTGAACAGGCTCCGGCCGGATTTGATGTATTGCAAAAATCTATTCCGCATGGAAAAATAGATACAGTGGTTTACACCTCGAAAACGGTGGGTACCGAACGAACCACACTGGTTTATACACCTCCGGGTTTTTCGGCCGAAAAAAACTACCCGGTTCTTTACCTTTTACACGGAATTGGCGGCGACGAATTTGAATGGCTGAACGGTGGCCATCCCGAGATTATATTGGATAACCTGTATGCCGAAGGAAAAGTAGAGCCAATGATTGCGGTGCTGCCAAACGGCCGTGCAATGAAAGATGATAGTGCCACAGGAAATGTATACGGGGCCGACAAAGTTGAAGCTTTTGCCAATTTTGAAAATGATCTTTTGAATGATTTAATTCCTTTTATAGAAAATAAATACCCTGTTATTGCAGATCGTGAACACCGCGCCATTGGCGGTTTGTCGATGGGAGGAGGGCAGTCGCTGAACTTTGGCCTCGGAAACCTCGATGTGTTTGCCTGGGTTGGTGGATTTTCTTCGGCACCAAATACCAAACAACCTGCAGAATTGGTTCCCAATCCGGACGAAGCCAAAAAGCAACTGAGCCTGCTGTTTATCTCATGTGGCGATAAAGACGGACTGTTCAGTTTTAGCAAGCGAACACACGATTATATGAGCGAAAATGATATCCCCCACTATTACTATGTGATTCCCGACGGTCAACACGATTTTAACGTTTGGAAGGACAGCTTGTACAATTATGCGCAGTTGCTGTTTAAGTAG
- a CDS encoding DUF6057 family protein — MKNRFEKVRLIYIVGWIVVFIALFLYMQIKERYSFYFSEQWHLFLYDWPFVKSVLWQPGGLARLIADFLIQFFVTPYLGALISAFLLTTSGIVTSVILKRLAPALHLQVLSLLPVISLLFLQFNINYQLSGTVAFLMFLCTFAFYLKIQSITKRIIYAAGFSVLLYLLAGPVASLFVAAIVLTELFVHFRSSYFLLLPAALVYLAAVLSLRLGVAGELKYLLLPDGYFTWKLQAGNVIYQPWLLMLAVLLAALLFGQVKQVRKNIQVAALATQFVVLGWLAVFNSSFMIDSRHEIFKELDYYMRQENWDKLLERCRQIDMNNYLYQNCRNVALAEKGLLAEHLFDYKQQDLRSIYLSWDKTPYVSVLLSDVYFSMGHIALSQRMAFESNESVNNYNPRMLKRLVQTNLIYGAYPVAEKYIAILEKTKYYADWAHSQRRFLENDKALEADALLGAKRDCIFPENFLAGKNGFDSDLKHIINHNPSHRATVQYLGAIYLLMRDIEGFKTMIENYYDTPALPSLPKGFQAGVMLFAANDTTALKHYAITDQVIQDFEASKNKRNSQNMYLNFLLK, encoded by the coding sequence ATGAAAAACAGATTCGAGAAAGTCAGGTTAATTTACATAGTTGGCTGGATTGTGGTTTTTATTGCCCTGTTTCTTTATATGCAAATAAAGGAACGCTACAGCTTTTATTTTTCGGAACAATGGCACCTATTTTTATACGACTGGCCCTTTGTAAAATCAGTGCTGTGGCAGCCTGGTGGACTGGCCCGGCTTATTGCCGACTTTCTAATACAGTTTTTTGTAACCCCGTATTTAGGAGCGCTTATTTCAGCTTTTCTGCTAACCACATCAGGAATCGTAACAAGTGTAATTTTAAAACGTCTGGCACCTGCTTTACACCTCCAGGTTCTTTCCTTATTACCTGTTATTTCATTGTTGTTTCTACAGTTTAACATCAACTACCAACTGAGTGGTACTGTTGCATTTTTGATGTTTTTATGCACCTTCGCTTTTTATTTAAAAATACAGTCAATAACGAAGCGAATCATTTATGCTGCGGGTTTTTCGGTGCTACTTTATTTGCTGGCCGGGCCGGTGGCTTCTTTGTTTGTTGCCGCAATAGTGCTTACCGAGCTGTTTGTGCATTTCCGGAGCTCCTATTTTCTCCTGCTTCCTGCGGCTTTGGTTTATTTGGCAGCAGTATTAAGCCTACGTTTGGGTGTTGCAGGCGAACTAAAATACCTGCTATTACCCGATGGCTATTTTACATGGAAACTCCAGGCCGGAAATGTGATTTACCAACCCTGGCTGCTTATGTTGGCGGTTTTGCTGGCGGCTTTGCTTTTTGGACAGGTGAAACAGGTGAGAAAAAATATTCAAGTGGCGGCACTGGCAACCCAGTTTGTTGTTTTGGGCTGGCTCGCCGTATTCAATTCGTCGTTTATGATCGACTCGCGGCATGAAATTTTTAAAGAGCTGGATTATTACATGCGCCAGGAAAATTGGGACAAACTGCTTGAACGGTGCCGGCAAATCGATATGAACAATTACCTGTATCAGAATTGCCGGAATGTGGCGCTGGCCGAAAAAGGGCTGTTGGCCGAACACCTGTTTGATTATAAACAGCAAGACCTCCGGAGTATTTACCTGAGCTGGGACAAAACACCCTACGTTTCGGTTTTGTTAAGCGACGTGTATTTTTCGATGGGCCACATTGCCCTGTCGCAGCGAATGGCATTCGAGTCGAACGAAAGTGTAAATAATTACAATCCGCGCATGTTAAAACGCCTGGTGCAAACGAACCTGATTTATGGTGCCTATCCGGTAGCCGAAAAATATATTGCTATTCTTGAAAAAACAAAATACTATGCCGACTGGGCCCACTCACAACGACGTTTTCTCGAAAACGATAAAGCTCTTGAGGCTGATGCTTTATTAGGCGCCAAACGCGATTGCATATTTCCCGAAAATTTTCTGGCGGGAAAAAATGGTTTCGATTCGGATTTAAAACATATTATCAACCATAATCCATCACACCGGGCAACTGTTCAATATTTGGGTGCCATTTATTTGTTAATGCGTGATATCGAAGGTTTTAAAACGATGATTGAAAACTATTACGATACTCCGGCACTGCCATCGTTGCCCAAAGGATTCCAGGCAGGCGTGATGCTTTTTGCCGCCAACGATACAACAGCATTAAAACATTATGCCATTACTGATCAGGTTATTCAGGATTTTGAAGCCTCTAAAAACAAAAGGAATAGCCAAAATATGTATTTAAACTTTTTATTGAAGTAG
- a CDS encoding glycoside hydrolase family 43 protein yields the protein MKKRNFRKSLIPQLTALAMLFSFVASGAQPTKKAKSTNSPVFSNFVYQGDDDVYKKYPLKEGEFYSPILQGCYPDPAITRKGDDYYLVCSSFAMFPGVPIFHSKDLVNWTDLGGVLDNPETFDTHDCGISAGVYAPGITYNPYNDTFYMITTAFTGGLNNIIVKTKDPKKGWGDPIKLAFGGIDPSIFFDDDGKAYVVHNDAPDPGKELYNGHRVIKIWEYDVEKDQVIEGTDKIIVDGGVDLAKKPIWIEAPHLYKKDGKYFLMCAEGGTGGWHSEVIFKSDSPKGPFIPAPSNPILTQRHFPRERENKVDWAGHADIIEGPNGQWYGVFLAVRPNEEQRVNTGRETFILPVDWSGEFPVFVNGLVPMEPKLDMPKGVENKTGKDGFFPNGNFTYTEDFSSDDLDKRWIGLRGPREAFIEKAKNGIQINPFAANVKEVKPTSTLFYRQMHNSFSYAATLDYKPESEKDLAGIVALQSENANYVFGVTKQGDDYVLVLQRNFKRRFRGEMDSKVIASTKIELSQPLRLQVSAKGDKYEFSYAVEDADFVRLGETVSGDILSTDVAGGFTGCLLGLYATSANDALPE from the coding sequence ATGAAGAAAAGAAATTTCAGAAAAAGTTTAATTCCTCAGCTAACCGCTTTAGCCATGTTGTTTTCGTTTGTTGCAAGTGGTGCTCAGCCCACAAAAAAAGCTAAAAGCACAAATTCACCTGTGTTTTCCAATTTTGTATATCAGGGCGATGATGATGTATATAAAAAATACCCTTTGAAAGAAGGAGAGTTTTATAGCCCGATTTTGCAGGGGTGTTATCCCGATCCGGCAATAACGCGCAAAGGCGACGATTATTATTTGGTTTGTTCGTCGTTCGCCATGTTTCCGGGCGTTCCGATTTTCCACTCAAAAGACCTGGTAAACTGGACCGACCTGGGAGGCGTACTCGATAACCCTGAAACATTCGATACACACGATTGTGGCATTAGTGCAGGTGTTTATGCTCCGGGTATTACGTACAACCCGTATAACGATACATTTTATATGATTACAACTGCATTTACCGGAGGTTTGAATAACATTATCGTAAAAACAAAAGACCCTAAAAAAGGGTGGGGCGACCCGATTAAGCTGGCTTTCGGCGGTATCGATCCATCGATTTTTTTCGACGACGATGGTAAAGCCTATGTGGTTCATAACGATGCGCCCGATCCTGGAAAGGAATTGTACAACGGTCACCGTGTAATCAAAATCTGGGAATACGATGTGGAGAAGGACCAGGTTATTGAAGGAACCGACAAAATAATTGTTGACGGTGGTGTTGATCTGGCCAAAAAACCAATCTGGATTGAAGCACCGCACCTGTACAAAAAAGATGGAAAATACTTTCTGATGTGCGCCGAAGGTGGAACAGGCGGCTGGCACAGCGAAGTTATCTTTAAAAGCGACAGCCCGAAAGGACCATTTATTCCGGCGCCAAGTAATCCTATTTTAACACAGCGCCATTTTCCCAGAGAGAGAGAAAATAAAGTGGACTGGGCGGGTCATGCCGATATTATTGAAGGGCCAAACGGCCAATGGTATGGCGTGTTTTTGGCTGTTCGTCCAAACGAAGAGCAACGCGTAAATACAGGCCGCGAAACCTTCATTTTACCGGTCGACTGGTCGGGAGAATTCCCTGTGTTTGTTAACGGGCTTGTTCCAATGGAGCCAAAACTGGATATGCCTAAAGGTGTAGAGAATAAAACGGGTAAAGATGGCTTTTTCCCCAATGGAAACTTTACTTATACCGAAGATTTTTCGTCTGACGATTTGGATAAGCGCTGGATTGGCTTGCGCGGACCTCGCGAAGCTTTCATCGAAAAAGCAAAAAACGGTATTCAGATAAATCCGTTTGCCGCGAATGTAAAAGAGGTAAAACCAACTTCTACTTTGTTTTATCGTCAAATGCACAACAGCTTTTCGTATGCTGCTACCCTTGATTACAAGCCTGAATCGGAGAAAGATTTGGCAGGAATCGTGGCCTTGCAAAGCGAAAATGCAAACTATGTATTTGGCGTTACTAAACAAGGGGACGACTATGTATTGGTTTTACAACGCAATTTTAAACGACGTTTCCGTGGCGAAATGGACTCAAAAGTAATTGCAAGCACAAAAATCGAACTCAGCCAACCGCTGCGTTTACAGGTTTCGGCAAAAGGCGACAAGTATGAGTTTTCGTATGCTGTTGAGGATGCCGATTTTGTGCGCCTGGGAGAAACTGTTTCGGGCGATATTCTTTCTACCGATGTAGCCGGTGGTTTTACAGGTTGTTTACTCGGATTGTATGCAACTTCGGCCAACGATGCATTACCTGAATAG